The sequence below is a genomic window from Candidatus Dormiibacterota bacterium.
GCATGTCGACCACCGCGTACTGGAAGCCGAGCTCCTGCTCGTCCGACTGGCCCTCCCAGAGGTCGGCGCTCGGCGGCTTCTCGACCACACGCTGCGGAAGGTCCAGGGCGCGCGCCATCGCGAACACCTGGGTCTTGTACAGGTCGCCGAGCGGGTTGAGCGCGTGCGCCATGTCGCCGTGGATGGTGCCGTACCCGAGGAGCAGCTCGGTCTT
It includes:
- the nadE gene encoding NAD(+) synthase; this translates as KTELLLGYGTIHGDMAHALNPLGDLYKTQVFAMARALDLPQRVVEKPPSADLWEGQSDEQELGFQYAVVDMLLYHLVDERRTREELRVLGFDDEFMDLVGRRLRDNQYKRRLPLIAKLSARTIDRDFRYPRDWGR